In Chaetodon trifascialis isolate fChaTrf1 chromosome 4, fChaTrf1.hap1, whole genome shotgun sequence, one DNA window encodes the following:
- the insl5a gene encoding insulin-like peptide INSL5, with product MRALVVLPLLLCAVVHVEQARAEVKAVKLCGREFLRAVVYTCGGSRWRRFLSEADVDGDAFPTGEQGSLESLSSSNPGSQLTRRDINNILTTVCCQVGCRKSDLTFLC from the exons ATGCGGGCTCTGGTGGTTTTGCCTCTGCTGTTGTGTGCAGTGGTGCACGTGGAGCAGGCGAGGGCGGAGGTGAAGGCAGTGAAGCTGTGCGGTCGAGAGTTCCTGAGGGCCGTGGTTTACACCTGCGGAGGCTCCCGCTGGAGGAGATTCCTCAGTGAGGCAGACGTGGATGGTGATG CTTTTCCTACAGGGGAGCAGGGCAGCTTGGAGAGCTTGAGCAGCAGCAACCCAGGCTCCCAGTTGACCAGACGGGATATTAATAACATACTGACCACCGTGTGCTGCCAGGTGGGCTGCAGGAAGAGCGACCTCACCTTCCTCTGCTGA